Genomic segment of Gavia stellata isolate bGavSte3 chromosome 21, bGavSte3.hap2, whole genome shotgun sequence:
TGTGTTGGTTGACCTGATGCACAGGATAAAGCCTTTGCTACAGGCAGTACTGTTAATCAGCCAAGGGGAAGAAGGTACTTGGGTGATTATGGGGTTGGTTGTAGTTTGTGAAAGCAGGATTTTTGTTCTCTAGTGTGGTAGTTCCTGGAGTTTTTCACAAACTTAGGGCTCAGGACATAAAAGCCTTGGGGAGGCCAAGTTTAGAGGACTTGCCAGGATGGGAAGATATGAGGAAGGCTGGATGGCACCACTCAAGGTGAGGAATTTTGGCCTCTAGAGCTGGTAATGTAGCCCTTTTCAccaggggaaaagaaggaattagGCAGGCAACTCCTTGTGTATGTTAGAGAAGGTACAGCGAGCCATAGACTTGGATAATACTACCAGCTTTTTCAAACTAGTAGGAATCTCTAAGTTTCTAGTTGTTGAGGGTTTTCTCTTTTATAGGAGGCCTGACTGACTACCTGTGAAGGGTTTGCTTACATACCATTTTGTTTTAGTATTgcaaggcagaagagaaggaggagctGGTGCAACTTTGGCATGAGATTCACTACCGGAGGGTTATGGAGAAACACCACACGGATTTTCTGACACCACTGCAGAAATTCCGTTGCAGGAAGAGGTACCGCAGCATGGGGGAACcgaaattttttttctctgctgtagtTAGCAGATGCAGGGGTAGAGATGCAGAGGCTGGTTTTGCATCTCAAGATGACTGCTTCGTGGAGCTAGTTTTTTCTTGGCGTTTTGACCACTTGTGGCAATGTGAGAAAATTCCCATGAGTGTGAATGACTCTTTTTGGGTCCTTTTTAATCCTGTTTTCTCCTGTGTACAGGAATCCTCCACCTATTTCCCTTTGTCCTGAAGGTTTGAAGAATCGTAACTATTCAGATGAAGTACGCCAGCAACTGCACAGGTTTGCTGCAGAGGTGACAACAAATCCAAACAAGAAACAGCGGGTAGGGATATGCTACTTCCAATCAAGTCTCCTTgtcacagaaaagcagaactcTGCCATCAGGGTTCTATAACTGGTTTCATTCTAAATCCTTGTTTTCAGAAGCCCCAGTGGGGGTGGGATTCCCATATTTGATCTTTCCTAAAGGTTTCCTtaaaagatcatcaagttcatgctaagtaatttcatttgctttggaCAAAAAGATTAGGGGAAATAAGTTCCTCACGGGGCTTTTAACAGTTCTAATTTTGTGGTGATTGAGCATAGGCAGCGAAACAACCATCACTCAGAAGAGCTGTATTACAGTGATAAATAGTTCTGACTTGACTGAGTTATAGCCTGTATAAAATTGCACTTTGCTTACCAGAATATATTTTGTACTGACTTATCACATTAAGTTCACAGAATTTGAAAACATGATAGGCTGTGTTGATGTATGCATGTATCTACCTTATTTGGACAGGGACAAATTTGTAATGAAAGTGACATGTGAATTAATTCAGTAATCCTTGTTGATTACTACCGTGCAAGGTGAAGGCTTCAGACTTTAAAGCCTACCTTTGTGGTGCTCAATTTTTCCAGCGCCCTTCTCCTGTGAGGCAGGAGGGCCTGGTGAATAGTTCTGCAGTGTGAAGATTGTTTATTTCTTACCCTTTTCACAAAGCAGCAACAACttccaaattttcattttaaaaaaccaatCTGAATTGGGAGCATAATGAAGTTGCATAATTAAGTCCTCAAAGGTCAGGATATGATGATCACTTATGCATTTGTTTCCCAATACATTTTTCACTTATGTGATATCATTATTTAACAGTTTAATACAGCAGAAATTTTTCTGTGAACGTGATACAGATGTTTATACTGCTCACAGTTTGTGAAAACTATTTAATGTGGTAAATGCATTAGTGTTTATCCTGTCAGTGTTATGTTAGTGATGTAAAGCTGTCATTCTGTGGGAAAAGCGTGCTTTCATGaggttttacatttaaatatagCAATATAAAATAGCAGTATATGGTTTCCTTTAGCAAACAAATTGACTAGGGGAGCAGGGTGGAATGTGTGTTTTCCAGCAACTCTTTTGAGTTTATAAATTGGTCTCCTCAATGGGATCTACATAGGCTTATTGGAGACGTAGTGAACAAATGTCTCTGGGTTTGAAAGCTCTTTTGCTGGGCTGCTTTTGGAACTGAAGGGAAAAGCCTGATTATTTGGACatggtttattatttttcccttgatCTCTCCCTACATCTGGGTTTGCAGGAGGGATTGGCTCGGGACATGAACCTGCAGCCAACTCAGGTCTATAATTGGTTTGCAAATTATCGAAGACGTCAAAAATCCTGCCTCCCTCGTATGGAAAAGCTCAACAACTCTTGTCCTGAGAGGGCTTTGGCTTACCACACAAAGGAGCAGCAGGATAAAGGATTGTATACTCCACAAACTGCAGGTTCGTCTCTTCCTAATGGGCTTAGGATATGGTCCAGAGAGGTTAAAAACAGTTGTAAATTCCCTCAGGAAAGGAAGGATATTCCTTCTCCAGAACAGCATCTATATGCTGATGGATCAAGTGGACATTGGAGGACTCTACTTCAGTGGAGTGCCTCATTGTTTGGCTGGAGGCTGTCACTCTGTAGAAGGAGAAAAGCTAAGGCCTGTGCAAGGACAGGTGAAAAGAGATGTCCATCTCAGAGGGGGCATCAGATGAAAGCAAATACATGGGAGGCAGCAGGTTTTAGCTCTCAGATTCTGAGATCAGGGCAGTACTCCAGTAAAACCCAGTATTTCCATGCCCCTTCACAGAATCTTGACCAAACTTCAGTCACGGGGAATAAGAGGGTCTTGCTGCATTTGGCAAATTAGGCttgtttcattgctttttgGAGTAACCATTAGTGTTCCTTCACCTGCCTGGCCTGCATTTTTCAGATGGATCTTGTGTAGGCATCGGCTCTGAGCAAATGGAGATAACCCTCATGCCCTGTGACCCAGGGTGGGAGCAGTCAGCTGCAGATCTGGATAAGCCTCCTGAAGGAACTTATTTAAAGATGCTGGAATCCAGGTGATGTATGAAAAAGTCTTTACAGTGACAGTTCGGAGATGAACTTTTAAACTTGTTCGTGGAACTGACTTTCATGTCAGTTCCCAGGGGACATCACTTAGGAGTCGTGACTCCATAGATGGGAATGGTCCGTGCCCAGCGTCAGGCAGTCAGAGCATCTAGCAGTGCATCTCCCAACTGCCAAGGGCAGGATTCAAAGGTTTAGCTGGAGGGTCCCCCCCTCTTTGCAAAGCAATATGTCTGgctgatttattttctccatcATTACAGCTTTATGCAGAGCAGTGAGCTGTATGAAGCAAGGACAAGCAAGCCTTTGTTGACCACTCACAACACTGAACAACCTGTAGCTTTTTGCACTGAGGCTATGCTGGAACCAGGAACCTGCTTTAACTCTCCTGTCCTGCAGCCCAGAGAAGTAGCAAGCAGTACTGATGCCAGCCCACAGCTGGACAACTTTGTCCTGTGCTCTTGCGGGTCCCTAACCTTCCCAGATGAACGGCTGGCCATGTGGCAGACCCCTTCCAGCACCAGAGGAGTCTCTGGCTCCATGTGGACCCCAAGTATAGAAGGTTGGTAAAACTGCACCTAGATAGTTGACCTTAAGAGTTTTTGagcttcttttccctttgttgTAAACACTCTTGCACACTTACGTGTCTTTCTGATGCCATGacagctgggagcagggcttATCTTGAGCTCTGGAGTTCTGCTCCCATAGTAGCTCAATGAGAAAATCTGTTGATTTAAGGTGTTGAAGCAGACATTCTTACTTACTCTTTTGCTTAAACTGTAACTCCTTTCATAAGATAGTACTTTTCCAGCAAGGTGAATTCCTTTTAGCATTTCCATTGGAAGAGTCCCTTCAGATGTTGTCTGCTCACCTTGTCAGTTTGCAAGCTTCTGGGTTTTTAAATGCCTGTCATTCTTAAGAGATTGCCTGAGCAGAGGCTGGGAACTTAACTGTGACATGGTGCTCATCTTCAGCAACACattctcacttttctttctccttcctgctattctttctctctccctctctctttcctacCTGTCCAGTCTTGTTCAGCAGTCCCAccatctcttttctcctccctgttcTTCAGAATAGCCTTGATAGGATATGTAAGTGATGTCCACCTGCTTTTGCTGTAGGTCTACAGAACAGAAAGTGCTGTGACTGCCATTCACCCAGCCTCTGGTGAATGTGGAGCAAGGAGGGGAGGAATAGCTGGGTCAGAGGTTGGGGTCATAGTATCTGAAATTGTCTTTAATGCAAGCATTTATTTCGGCAGGTATCAGAGCTCCCTTGAGCAGAGTCCCTCAAGGTGGCTGTATTGAGGCCAGTTCAGGAAGAATCATTCAGCAGTCAGATTTAGAGGTTGAAAGCTTCATCCTTAGAGAAGGACAGCTAGGGACCCTGGAATCTGTTCTTCCCCACAGGTAAAGGGAGCGGAAAGCACAGAGCTTCTTAAAGGCAGGAGTAACAATGATGCTGTGGGTCTAGTCTTGTCCCGATCCCCCTGCTGAAGAGGGCTGCAGAAAGAGTGTAGTGATGCATCTCATTCCAGGGGCCTGACTCTCCTTGTGTCCATCATATTTTGAAGATACTTATATTTGTGCACTGGAAATGGGAAATGCTGTATAAGTGTATACGTGTTTTACGGTGGTGGCACAAAGGAGATTTGGGACCAGTCTCATCAGAAAAGATTTGAACTCCTCTCTTTAAAGCAGGTTGAGCTTCTAAGCTATttggctgtttttctttcagtgagaGCTGATTCTGTGGGCTGGGTTGGTAGGGCCCATATTTAATCCTAAAATAGTTTTTGTAGCTTCATAACCTCGTGACAAGATTATTCCATAGTGCAAGCTTTCCAAATtggaagacagaaagacaggcactgttctgtctttctgttttccacCTGTATCAAATGTTTCAGACTGCAGGTTTTCTCTGGGACTTGCGATAAATTCACAGaatgcaaaacaacaaaaattcaCGTCATCTTCCATATGTTATACAACTTCCATAAtcttacataaaaataaacactgccAAACAGACATTACGAGGTTCCTTTAATTTACTGATCTGCAAGACAGAACAGGAGCAGTAGCCCCATTTCATAACCCTTCTGCTTGACACTGTCCAGCATTTGTGCTAGCATGACACTGTCAATAATATGTCAGAGGTAGGTAGAAGCAGTTTTATTCCCACTTTATAGATGAGGAAGCAGAGGCACGGAGAGGCTTTGTGGCTTGTCAAGCAACAAGGGAAGGCAGTAATTCACTGGAGATAATGATCAATGGGTTTTTGCCTCCCAGTTCCCTGCtaaaaacatttctgccttttacCCCTGTTTCCCAGTTGGCTGGGTGCCTACAGTTGTTCACATTTGTGTCAGACTCCCTGCTCTGAATTGCTGGGGAGAACCCAGGTCTGGGCATTGTAAACCCACCTCAGTCTGTGTTTTAGGATTCACAGTTTTGAACAGTGGCTAAAGATCACGAAAGATCGGTGAGGCTTGCTGGCAATATTTTGGC
This window contains:
- the ANHX gene encoding anomalous homeobox protein, with amino-acid sequence MKRFMAMLNRNKNKDPPPTKLLDLAGQLCQDLQNSSPSLEKLVGAIMGCKHKMYFLTNIHIVRACVFVHIRNGQHDTACRLLEYCKAEEKEELVQLWHEIHYRRVMEKHHTDFLTPLQKFRCRKRNPPPISLCPEGLKNRNYSDEVRQQLHRFAAEVTTNPNKKQREGLARDMNLQPTQVYNWFANYRRRQKSCLPRMEKLNNSCPERALAYHTKEQQDKGLYTPQTADGSCVGIGSEQMEITLMPCDPGWEQSAADLDKPPEGTYLKMLESSFMQSSELYEARTSKPLLTTHNTEQPVAFCTEAMLEPGTCFNSPVLQPREVASSTDASPQLDNFVLCSCGSLTFPDERLAMWQTPSSTRGVSGSMWTPSIEVPVRLCLASLSAHLFLHPAWKKAKPWDKARSWRIQLVTH